One Salvelinus namaycush isolate Seneca chromosome 4, SaNama_1.0, whole genome shotgun sequence genomic window carries:
- the LOC120046130 gene encoding dickkopf-related protein 1-like, whose translation MTIILPFVFSAAFYMMVGYFHSACAGSVFLNSNAIKNIPGVAGPSHPVSASPDEFTFDSGTQNLAIDTVQSLSCSADEECGDHGFCLESRGACLPCKKRRKRCIRDAVCCPGNQCSNGLCLPSNPEIVQHIGMPIFNTHEENSTVELHSKLPTQDLSQTPKGLEGENCLRSSDCTEGLCCARHFWSKICKPVVKDGQVCTKHQRKGTHGLEIFQRCDCGDGLSCRTQRGEHNSKASRSLHTCQRH comes from the exons ATGACAATTATACTGCCATTCGTTTTTTCCGCTGCCTTTTACATGATGGTCGGATACTTTCATTCTGCATGCGCTGGATCAGTGTTTCTCAACTCAAATGCCATCAAGAACATACCTGGAGTGGCGGGTCCGAGTCACCCGGTCAGCGCGAGCCCTGACGAATTTACCTTTGACAGCGGGACCCAAAACCTGGCAATTGATACCGTACAG TCTTTGAGTTGCTCTGCGGATGAGGAGTGCGGTGACCATGGTTTCTGCTTGGAGTCCCGAGGTGCCTGTCTCCCATGCAAGAAGCGCAGGAAGCGCTGTATCCGGGACGCTGTGTGCTGCCCTGGCAACCAGTGCAGTAATG GCCTGTGTTTGCCCAGCAATCCTGAGATCGTTCAGCACATCGGAATGCCAATCTTCAATACACATGAAGAGAACTCTACAGTGGAACTGCACTCCAAGTTGCCCACACAAGATCTTTCACAAACCCCAAAAG GTCTGGAAGGTGAGAACTGCCTGAGATCTTCGGATTGCACAGAGGGACTTTGCTGTGCACGCCATTTTTGGTCCAAGATCTGCAAGCCAGTGGTGAAAGACGGTCAGGTCTGCACGAAGCACCAAAGGAAAGGCACACATGGTTTGGAGATATTCCAGCGATGTGACTGTGGAGATGGTTTGTCCTGCAGAACACAGAGAGGGGAGCACAACAGCAAGGCATCTCGAAGTCTGCACACTTGCCAAAGACATTGA